GGTATGCGAAAGGCTAAGAAGGAGGGCCGCTATTTAGGCATTGCTCCATTGGGCTATAAGAATGGTCGTGATGCGCATAATAAGCCGCTGCTTATTCCCAATGAAAAGGCAGATATTGTTAAATGGGCATTTGAGGAGTTATCCAGGGGAGTTTGGGATATTGATACGCTTAGACGTATGGTGAACCAGAAGGGAATAAAGATTGGGCGTAGCCAGTTTTGGAGCCTGGTACGTAACCCTGTGTATTGTGGTAAGATATTTATAGCCGCATACAAGAATGAAGCAGCGCATTGTGTAAAAGGGATTCATCAGCCTATTGTGTCAGAACAGTTGTTTGATGATGTTCAGGATGTATTCTGAATACTTAACCCACGGCGAAGAAATCATGAAAAACATAGCCACACGCTACATTACAGCTTCCCCAATCGGCAAAAAACAAATCATTGGTGATGGAGAACGTGTTAGATGTATATAAAAGGCCTTATAATGCTGATTATCCTGTTATTTGCATGGACGAGTCGCCAAAACAGTTAGTTGATGAAGTGAGACAATCAGTTGCCATGAAGCCTGGTCAGGAAAGAAGAGTAGATTACGAGTACGTTAGACATGGCATGGTAAATATATTTATAGCAAATGAACCACTGAAAGGGAAGCGTTTTGTGGAGGTAACAGCATTCAAAGCCAGAAAGGATTGGGCAATGTTTATTAAAGAAATCGCAGATAAGAAATATCCCAAAGCGAAAAAGATAACCCTGGTGATGGATAATTTAAAAACGCACACGGGTGCTGCATTTTATGAGACCTTTGAACCCAAAGAAGCAAAAAGGCTGTGTGATAGATTTGAATTCATCTATACCCCAAAACATGGAAGCTGGTTAAATATGGCCGAAATAGAATTGCACGTATTGAATGGACAGTGCCTGAACAGGCATATATCTACAATCGAGAAGGTAAAAGAAGAGGTCACTGAATGGCAAATTCATCGAAACAATAAGAACAGCCAAATAAACTGGCAATTCACAAACAAAGAAGCAAGAGTGAAGTTAAAAAGATTGTATCCGTCAATTAATAATTAACATAACACTAGTACCAATCTCAAAGCCTTTGGCAAAGTGAAACACCTTGTTAGTACAATTTTAAATGAATTGCCCCTAATAACCAAACCTCAATACAAATTTATGATTTCGCTATTTGAGGTCTGGCTATGTTTGCCTGTTCGATATACCATCTCCAATCTTAGCCGTTTTGGTACTTATTGTGAGAAAAGCATCCGATTGCAAATGGAAAAGGAATTTGATTTCGGATGCTTTAATAGTTCTTTGATTAAGGATAACTGTGGTAAGCATCTCATTGCTGCTTATGACCCAACCTATTTGCCGAAGTCTGGAAAGCATACTCCTGGTCTGGGTAAATTTTGGAGTGGTAAAGATCAAAAAGCTGTTAAAGGTCTTGAGATAGGATGTCTGGCAATAATAGATGTCGATGCCAGAACTGCTTTTCCATTAAAAGTAGTTCAAACCCCTGATAAGACTACACTTGATGAGAAGGGAATGAGTAGGGTTGATCACTATGTGGATGTTATAAAATCAGAAGTGCTGGCCTTAAAAAGTATGGTCGATTACTTAGCAGTCGATTCATATTTCATGAAACAAGAGTTTATTTTGCCAATATTGAAGGAAGGATTGCATATTGTAACAAAAATGAGATCCGATGCCAATCTGATTTATGTATACAATGGGCCAAGGTCTACAGGACCAGGACGTCCCAGGATACATGGAGATAAAGTTAGTTGTGGCAGTATTGATAAGCGAAAAATCAGGGAATTTGCTGTAGATAATGACGCTGTTTATTATAGTAGTGTAGTTTGGTCTGCTATTCTTAAATGCAAGGTTAGAATTGTATACATAGAAGAAAAGGTCACTGGTAAATATGAAATACTTCTTTGTACGGATATCGAACTAAAACCAGAGTTGATACTCAACTATTATCAACTGCGCTTCCAGATTGAATTTCTTATCCGTGATGCAAAGCAACATGGGGGCTTAGAGGAATGCCAGGCAGGAAGTGAGAAAAAGTTACACTTCCATTTCAATATGGCATTTGCTACTGTGGGTCTGGCCAAAGTGTTATTTTGGATGAAACTACCAGATCAACAGAGAGGTGCCTTTTCTATGAGAAATATTAAAATGGCATGGTACAACAGATTTTTAACTGACCGAATTTTCTCAAACTTGCCACTGGACTTGAATTGTAATAAAATAAAAAAGCTATATCAAAAGTGCCTGGATATAGGAAATTTGGCCGCTTAAAACTACCTAACTATTGTTTTTTAATTGTTTAAATTATTTTATTTTAATTACCACTTTCCCTTTGGCTCTTCCCGACTCCACATACGATAATGCTTCATTAGTTTGTTCAAAAGGAAAAACTTTATCAATTACAGGTTTAATAACACCGTCTTCTATCAGCTTAGTTATTTCACCTAATTGATTGCCATCTGCTCTCATATAGAGAAATACAAACTTTACTCCAAGCTTTGCAGCTTTTTTCTTTGCACTTGAGCTTATTAATTTTGTAATTAATTTTAGATGCCACCGTAATCCAATTTCGACTGCAAACTCAGGTGTTGGAGGACCAACTAAAGTAATAAGACTACCACCTTTTTTTAGCACACTTAATGCCTGTTCAAATACTTTCTTGTCACGATTACTATGTATTACCAGGTCGTAGTCTTTTAGTATGGTAACAAATTCTTGTGTTTTGTAGTCAATCACCAAATCAGCACCTAAGCTTTTAACTAAATCAATATTTTTTGTACTTGTAGTAGTAGCTACATAAGCACCTAAGTGTTTGGCTAATTGTATGGCAATTGTACCTACACCACCTGAGCCAGCCTGAATAAAAACTTTTTGTCCCTTTTTAATTCTTGCAATTTCTACCAATGCCTGCCACGCAGTTAAAGCAACTAAAGGGATTGAACCTGCTTCATCCATAGAAATATTTTTTGGTTTTAATGCCAAATCATTTTCTTGAACAGCAATTTGTTCTGCAAATGTTCCAATTCTATAATCACCTACTCTTGAATACACTTCATCGCCTACTTTATATTTGGTAACGCTTGCACCTACTTTTGTAATGACACCAGCCATATCATGCCCATTTACAAAAGGTGTTTTATATGGTAGAAAAAGTTTGAAATCTCCCCATTGCATTATGGAATCCAAGAGGTTTACACCTGCACTATGGATTTGCACTAAGACTTCGTTTTCTTTTATTGTTGGTTCGGCTACATTTGTTAAATGTAATTTTTCTTTTTTGCCGTATTTTTTTACTAGGAATGCTTTCATTTGATTTATGATTTTTTTGTAATCTGTTTTACTTATTTAAAAATTCAATTGCCTGTGGTATAAACTCTTTGTGATATTGAAAAATGCCACCATGTCCGGAGTTAGGATAAATTTTTATTTGAGCATTTGGAAAACGCTTTGCCATGTCATTTGATAATGGCGAAGGCACCATTCTGTCAGCATCACCATTGGCAATAAATACGGGAAGATCGAATGCACTTAAATCCATAGGGTTTTCATTGCCCCATTTTTTTATGGCATGCAATTGTTTCTTCAAAACATACAAATTTACTTTTTTATCACGGTTTTCTTTTCTCTCTTTTAATCGTTTTAGAAAATTCCGGGCAGCATCTTTACCTACTTTATTTTGTATAAAAAATAAATAAAATTTGGCGTCTCTGAATGTAAGTAATGATTTGAAAATATCGCTGTAAGTTGTGCCTACAACATCGGGTATGCCTGCACCACCTCTTGGACCTGTGCCTGCAAGTATCGCCTTACGAACCAATTGCGGCTCTACTAAAAGTATTTCTTGAGTAATAAATCCACCCATTGAGAATGCAACAATATCTACTTGCTTGTAACCCAAAGCATGTATAAAAGCGATTCCATCTTTAGCCATATCAGCAATACTTGCTCCTTGCTTGCCTGTAGTAGCTCCAACCCCACGGTAGTCAAAAGAAATAATTTGACGGTTTGCTGCAATGGCATCCATAATTCTTGGGTCGCAATTATCAAGGTTTGCCGCTAAGTGATTGAAATAAATTACAGGAATATCTCCTGTTTTACCATAAGAACGATAAGCAAACTTAATTCCGTTTGCTTGTACAAACTTTGTCGGAACTGTTGCATAAGAATAGTCCGTATTTGATGCGTTACTATTTTGAGCATTTGTATTTGTCATTTTTGCTATCATTAAAATTGTTAGAAGAAATATATTTTTCATTTTTAGTTTTTATTTAATTGCTTAAGAACATTTTTTTCTAAAGTCCCATTTGCAAAATGCTGTAAATTAATTAGCACAGAAGTGCCTTTACCGACGATATTTCTGAATTTGGGCTTATCAGTTTGCACTACTTTAAGTACCTTTTCTGCAACTATTATTGGGTCTTCGGCGTTTTTTACTAAAGTATCAGTGGTAAACTTTTCAATTTTGCCTCTTAATGTATTATAATCTTTAATTTTATGAATAGGTGAAGATGAATTATCCAAAATACTTGTTTTAAAAGCAGATGGCTCAATCATAGCTACACTAACATTAAACTCATTAAGCTCATAACGTAGTGTTTTAAAATAGCCTTCAAGAGCATGTTTAGATGCAGAATAATAAGACGCATTGGGAAATGCTACCAACCCTACGATTGAACCTACAGTTATTATTTTACCAAATTTCTGTTTTCTAAAATGCGGAAGAATAGCATTGGTAACTTTAATAGTACCCCAAAAGTTGGTTTCAAATTGTTGCCTACCTAATTCAATAGGAGTTTCTTCTGCAATACCTGATACTAAAAAGCCAGCATTATTAATTAAAATATCTAATTGAGAAATTTCTTTGAATAGTCTTTCTGAAAAGGTATTAATTGACTCCTCTGAATCCAGGTCTAGAGCAACCATTTTAAGGGGCAACTTTCCAACATACCTATCAGGGTTTCGGCTTGTACCAATTACGTTGTAACCATTTTCGTGTAGCTTGTTTGCGATTAACAAACCAAAGCCTGATGATGCACCTGTTACTAAAATATTTTTTTTCATTTTTACTGATTTTACTTTAATAATTTATAATTTTGCTTGCACATTGCAAGTGCAAATATATAACTTACTTGCAAAATGCAAGTGTTTATTAAAGATATTTTTAATTTTTTTATGTCTAAGAATAATAAGAGGTCGGATTGTCCTGTAAGTTGCTCCCTGGATGTATGGGGAGACAAGTGGTCACTGTTGATTATAAGGGATTTAATGAATGCCAAACAATGTACGTATGGCGACTTTTTAAAGTCACCAGAAGGCATTGCGACCAATATTTTAGCTTCCCGTTTGTTGGCATTGGAAGAAAATGGAGTGATTGAAAAACTTAGTCACCCCGACAGCAAAGCAAAGGTTTTGTATAAACTCACACATAAAGGAATTGACTTGCTGCCCTTACTGATTGAAATTGGGATATGGTCTGAAAAGTATTACGATATTGACAAGGGCAAAAAAGCCGAAATCAAAGAGGTAAAGAAGAATAAGGAGGAATACATTAAAGCAAAAATAAAAGAATTAAGAAGTTGATACTAAATATATCAGTCGGACAGACAAAACTAGCGACACGATGATGAAATGGTTGAGAAAAATAAAAACGAGCAATTACATAATGCTTGCGATATTAGCGATGATATATTTGGGCAACGTGATGTTCACTTCATTTAATCAAACTAGCCAAACAAGTATTCAGGATATTGACAGGAGTAAATTTGCCGGCTCTACATCTTGTGGCGATTGTCACAAAGACATTTATGAAAGCCATACTAAAACTGCTCACTATTTGGATTTGAGACCGGCGGCTAAAGAATTTATTAAAGGAAATTTTTCTCCCGGGAAAAACAAATTCGTTTACAATCAATGGATGGAAGTCAGGCTGGAGAAGAAAAAAAAATAAGTATTATCAAACAGCTTATATCAATGGGGTTGAATATGAAAGTCAATCTTTTGATATTGTCATTGGATCAGGTAGAAAAGGTCAAACCTATTTGTATTGGAATGATAACAAATTGTTTCAACTACCGGTTTCTTATTACTCGCCTTTAAGCACCTGGTGTAATAGTCCGGGTTATTCAACCAGTTTCATAAAATTCGACAGAATAATTCCTGCAGAGTGTTTGGAATGCCATGGAACTTATGCGAAGGTAGAAGAAGATGAAAACAATGAACCGGTGTATGATAAAACACAGATAATATTTGGTATTGATTGTGAAAGATGTCATGGACCTGCGGCAGATCATGTGGCTTTCCATAAAGAACATCCCGAAGAGAAGAACCCAAAAAATATAATTATCATAAAGCAACTAACAAGACAACAAAGGCTGGATGGTTGTGCACTTTGTCATTCGGGTTTCAGGCAGGCTATACAACAACGCTTCTCCTTTACCATAGGAGATAGCCTCGATGCTTATTCCATGGCTGGTTACAGTTCCGATAGTATCTCTACCCTTGATGTACACGGTAATCAATATGGACTGCTTATGTCGAGCAAATGTTTCAAAATGTCAAATCAACTTGATTGCTCTTCCTTACATTAGATTAGAACAGCGATACGGATGCATTCCTTCGAATTGCTGTACTTTACTGTATTCCCGCCATTATGAAGAAGAGGTTATTATTATTTCTGTACGTATTATTTTTTATATCATTCGCTGCCTTTACATTCCAAATTTCCGGGTCGGTTGAAAAAACAGACAATGCCTACAGATGTTCAAATTTTAAAACCTGTGCCTGGTGACTTTCTCGTACAAGCCGCGGCGATTTTAGTTTTAAAACTGGTTTTCCGGTTGACAACACTTCAGCCCTTTTCAAATCTATGGATACGTCCATCTGCAATCGATAATTATTGAATTATTGGAATCTTTCGGTTCCCATGTGTAATCTTCCAAAGTGTCTATCATATCTTCTTTTACCAATTGCTTTTTTTGCGATTGATTAATAAAAACAATAATCAGAGATTGGTCATTTGTGTTTACTCCATAAAATTTTTCGTCTAGCCCCAATCTGTCAGCAATGGTATTTAATCCAAAAACTAAGTCTGCATCAAACCACCCACCAATTACTTTAATTGTTTCCTTTATGTTTCCTATGTCGAATTGAATATCTGCAATAAAGTAGCCATGGAGCCCCTGTACAGTATATCCTTACCTGCATGTGAGGTTTTGCGGATTGAGTTTTCCTTTGGTAATAGCAACCAGCCAGTTAAATAGCTCTAAATAACTTTCACCCTCATCAAACATTTCAGCATCAAACCAGGCATAGTCTACCTCTGGTTTCAGGTCATATTTGGCAAGTACGTGTGATGGATCCATGGAAAGCTAAAATATAAGTTTTGCCCTACAATGGTACAGGATTTACATTAGCGGAAGGAATAGAAATCGAAGGAAAACGCGAAAGAAGTTATTTTAACAACTGATGATTCTTCTGCCAGCGTCAACTTTGTTAAATCCAGTTGGCGGGGGGTGCAGTCTGTCATTTCGCCCTGAAAGTGACTGTCAGGGGTGCTTGTCATTTTGCTTGTCAAATCGCGTGTCGGTAATGCTGTTTTTGCGCTTTTTGAGAGCCATTTTTAGGGCTCATTTTGCATAGAGCTTGCATGTAACGCGCATGAGAAAGTGCTTGTCATTCTGTTTGTCGTTTGCTTGTCAAAAAATGTGGTAGAAAGCGGGAAGAATGACAAAAAATTGACAAGCAGGAAATAAAAAATCCTGTAAATCAATGACTTACAGGACTAATTGGTGCCCAGAACTGGATTCGAACCAGCACACCCTTGCGAGCGCTGCGACCTGAACACAGTGCGTCTACCAATTTCGCCATCTGGGCAACTGATTTTGTGTTTCAGGACCGCGAATGTCCGCCCTTTTTTTATATCTACCAAATTTTTTTATAGAAATCCCACTAAACCCTCTTCAATTTATAAGGATACACCTTCCCCGATGCCCACTGTGCCACATACAAATTATGATCCCTATCCACGCATACATCATGCGGATGAAAAAATATCCTCTCCGTCTGATACATCGCCTGTAACACCCCATCCTTATACACTGGCTCATTCCCGCCAATATTACTCACCACCTTATTATCCTTATCCAAGATCGTCACAAACCCACTCCCTTCCTTATTCATATCCGGAGACCTCAACACCGCCGCATACAACAAATCACCCTGCACCACCGGCCTGCACACACAAGCTCCCGGTAAATGAATAATATCCAACAATTTACCCTCCGTAGTAAACCGCTTAAAACAGTTCCTCGTCCGATCCGTTACCAACAAAGACCCATCCTTACTCCGCGGATCCAGTAATATACCGTGCGCATTGTCCAAATGTTCGTCTCCAATACCTCTCCCTCCAAAATAATTCAGCAAATGCCCCTTACTATCATAATGCAATATATACTGCTCTCCATACCCATCCGCTATAAAAATATCCCCATTCGGACCTATCGTCGTTTCCGTAGGCACAAACTTCTCCGCCTGTGCATATAAATCCCCCGGGGCATCAATTGTAAGCAGTATTTCTCCACTCAATGTCGTCTTATATACCTGGTGCTTTACCGTATCCGTGATATACAGAAATTCAGTACCATTTTCATCATGAATCGTCAAGCCATGTGCCCCTGGGAATGCATGCCCCCAGGAATCCAGTAACTGCCCCTTCGTATCATAAATAAGCACATTGTTCTTCGTCTCATTCGTCAGCAAAAAGATCCGCCCTTTCTTGTCCTGCACCATTTCATGACAATCATTCACCGGATATTGCTGTGGATTACACTTGCTCCAGGCAGTATCCAGCGTATACTGAACATGATTATGTCCATACACTGGCCCCTTATCCCTTGCCATCAAACCATTCGCCAGCCAAAGGCCGCCAAGCGATAAAGATGTATTCCGTATAAATTGCCTGCGTGAAGTATTAACTTTCATATAGCGTGGGTGTTGTAGTTTACTTATTTAACGATTCAAGTGCCGTCTCCTGTTTTAAAGATTCAAAATATGCGCGTTTTACTACGACTGCCGTCTTATGATCCCCTGTATGACTCCATCCCGGAGGCATAAATATATACCGGATCTTATTCAGGATACCCGGTGCCTTCCATACATCCAGTGCCAGGTAATAGAATTCACCAAAATAAACATCAAAGAAATTACGGTTGTTCACATTCCGCGTCACCCCATATTGAATGGGTTCCTTAGCTTCCTCATACTGAAAGGTGCCAAACACCCTATCCCATATATTCAGCAGGTTACAAAAATTAGTATCCATATACAATGGATTCTTTGCATGATGCACCCGATGATGAGACGGTGTCAGTATCCATTTGTTCAGGAATCCCAGGCGGCCATTTTTAAGGACATTTTCTCCGACATGAATAAAGCCACCCCAGAAACCATCAATGAACATGATAAAAAACAGCAATGGAGGATTCACCCCCAACAGGATACATACCGTAGTACGGATAATATCTGCATATGCACCTTCCAGAAAAAAATGCGCATAGCTGACAGAAAGATTCATCGTTTGCGGCATATGATGTGTTGCATGCAAACACCAGAATAAGCGTACTCTATGCCCCCAGTAATGATACAGGAAATGCCCGAACTCCCAAACGATGTAGCCATAGATGAGCCAATACCAGGTGAAAGTCGTTTTAAAGATGGCATACTTTTCAAATACACCAATACAAAATGCAATAGCCGCAATAGAAAGGAAACGGCCGATGACGCGATTGATAACAAAGATGATAAAAGGCATCCGATAGTCTTCTATCTTAAACCTTTTGTAAACGATAGCGCGCGTAATTTCGATCAATAATAAAAAGGGAAGTACCGGTGAGACAGCGCCTAATATACCGTTTAGTGTCAGCAGGGCCTGGTA
This window of the Chitinophaga sancti genome carries:
- a CDS encoding NHL repeat-containing protein, with translation MKVNTSRRQFIRNTSLSLGGLWLANGLMARDKGPVYGHNHVQYTLDTAWSKCNPQQYPVNDCHEMVQDKKGRIFLLTNETKNNVLIYDTKGQLLDSWGHAFPGAHGLTIHDENGTEFLYITDTVKHQVYKTTLSGEILLTIDAPGDLYAQAEKFVPTETTIGPNGDIFIADGYGEQYILHYDSKGHLLNYFGGRGIGDEHLDNAHGILLDPRSKDGSLLVTDRTRNCFKRFTTEGKLLDIIHLPGACVCRPVVQGDLLYAAVLRSPDMNKEGSGFVTILDKDNKVVSNIGGNEPVYKDGVLQAMYQTERIFFHPHDVCVDRDHNLYVAQWASGKVYPYKLKRV
- a CDS encoding alpha/beta fold hydrolase encodes the protein MKNIFLLTILMIAKMTNTNAQNSNASNTDYSYATVPTKFVQANGIKFAYRSYGKTGDIPVIYFNHLAANLDNCDPRIMDAIAANRQIISFDYRGVGATTGKQGASIADMAKDGIAFIHALGYKQVDIVAFSMGGFITQEILLVEPQLVRKAILAGTGPRGGAGIPDVVGTTYSDIFKSLLTFRDAKFYLFFIQNKVGKDAARNFLKRLKERKENRDKKVNLYVLKKQLHAIKKWGNENPMDLSAFDLPVFIANGDADRMVPSPLSNDMAKRFPNAQIKIYPNSGHGGIFQYHKEFIPQAIEFLNK
- a CDS encoding NADP-dependent oxidoreductase, with protein sequence MKAFLVKKYGKKEKLHLTNVAEPTIKENEVLVQIHSAGVNLLDSIMQWGDFKLFLPYKTPFVNGHDMAGVITKVGASVTKYKVGDEVYSRVGDYRIGTFAEQIAVQENDLALKPKNISMDEAGSIPLVALTAWQALVEIARIKKGQKVFIQAGSGGVGTIAIQLAKHLGAYVATTTSTKNIDLVKSLGADLVIDYKTQEFVTILKDYDLVIHSNRDKKVFEQALSVLKKGGSLITLVGPPTPEFAVEIGLRWHLKLITKLISSSAKKKAAKLGVKFVFLYMRADGNQLGEITKLIEDGVIKPVIDKVFPFEQTNEALSYVESGRAKGKVVIKIK
- a CDS encoding sterol desaturase family protein, which produces MGLLHTLYDEVIGFMGLNALLEMYRTGNYQALLTLNGILGAVSPVLPFLLLIEITRAIVYKRFKIEDYRMPFIIFVINRVIGRFLSIAAIAFCIGVFEKYAIFKTTFTWYWLIYGYIVWEFGHFLYHYWGHRVRLFWCLHATHHMPQTMNLSVSYAHFFLEGAYADIIRTTVCILLGVNPPLLFFIMFIDGFWGGFIHVGENVLKNGRLGFLNKWILTPSHHRVHHAKNPLYMDTNFCNLLNIWDRVFGTFQYEEAKEPIQYGVTRNVNNRNFFDVYFGEFYYLALDVWKAPGILNKIRYIFMPPGWSHTGDHKTAVVVKRAYFESLKQETALESLNK
- a CDS encoding transposase; amino-acid sequence: MEKEFDFGCFNSSLIKDNCGKHLIAAYDPTYLPKSGKHTPGLGKFWSGKDQKAVKGLEIGCLAIIDVDARTAFPLKVVQTPDKTTLDEKGMSRVDHYVDVIKSEVLALKSMVDYLAVDSYFMKQEFILPILKEGLHIVTKMRSDANLIYVYNGPRSTGPGRPRIHGDKVSCGSIDKRKIREFAVDNDAVYYSSVVWSAILKCKVRIVYIEEKVTGKYEILLCTDIELKPELILNYYQLRFQIEFLIRDAKQHGGLEECQAGSEKKLHFHFNMAFATVGLAKVLFWMKLPDQQRGAFSMRNIKMAWYNRFLTDRIFSNLPLDLNCNKIKKLYQKCLDIGNLAA
- a CDS encoding winged helix-turn-helix transcriptional regulator; this translates as MSKNNKRSDCPVSCSLDVWGDKWSLLIIRDLMNAKQCTYGDFLKSPEGIATNILASRLLALEENGVIEKLSHPDSKAKVLYKLTHKGIDLLPLLIEIGIWSEKYYDIDKGKKAEIKEVKKNKEEYIKAKIKELRS
- a CDS encoding SDR family oxidoreductase, producing the protein MKKNILVTGASSGFGLLIANKLHENGYNVIGTSRNPDRYVGKLPLKMVALDLDSEESINTFSERLFKEISQLDILINNAGFLVSGIAEETPIELGRQQFETNFWGTIKVTNAILPHFRKQKFGKIITVGSIVGLVAFPNASYYSASKHALEGYFKTLRYELNEFNVSVAMIEPSAFKTSILDNSSSPIHKIKDYNTLRGKIEKFTTDTLVKNAEDPIIVAEKVLKVVQTDKPKFRNIVGKGTSVLINLQHFANGTLEKNVLKQLNKN